One window from the genome of Thalassospira xiamenensis M-5 = DSM 17429 encodes:
- a CDS encoding peptidylprolyl isomerase encodes MHSTRLSHLVAAIAVMLFAAVSISTARAQSTIGVAAVVNDAPISVVDLVERIKLVAASSNIPMSPQRSQEMAPQILQQLINEKLQLQESERRGFEVTDADIDRAKTLIEQNSGLPTGGLDQFLAQNGIASETIRNQIRPQIAWQKLLGSMRREIEISDTEIDDNLERIRSNQGKPRNNVQEIFLPVDNPQDETKVYQNAREVIRALEQGANFGGLARQFSASSSAANGGNLGWLYSGEMAGELQQAINQMQPGDVSDPIRTIRGYYILKLLERRRGDANALTDVRLDLYQLFVPIAANTPQDEVNSKLGILQNAKETADSCQSLANVAVDLGSDMSGKTEGISPNDLAGPVRNAVANLDKGGISDLIKVDGGALLVMVCDKTEESTLPDRESIRQRLEMERLEILARRKLRELRRNAFIDIRM; translated from the coding sequence TTGCATAGCACCAGACTTTCTCATCTCGTCGCAGCAATTGCTGTCATGCTTTTTGCTGCTGTTTCGATATCGACAGCAAGAGCTCAAAGCACGATCGGCGTCGCAGCTGTCGTCAATGATGCCCCGATTTCGGTGGTCGATCTGGTAGAACGCATCAAGCTTGTCGCTGCCTCTTCCAATATTCCGATGAGCCCGCAACGAAGCCAGGAGATGGCACCACAGATTTTACAGCAGTTGATCAATGAAAAGCTGCAACTGCAGGAATCTGAACGTCGCGGCTTTGAGGTGACGGACGCAGATATTGATCGCGCCAAAACCCTGATCGAGCAAAATTCCGGATTGCCAACGGGGGGGCTTGACCAGTTTCTGGCTCAGAATGGTATCGCATCAGAAACCATAAGAAACCAGATCCGTCCCCAAATTGCATGGCAGAAACTTTTGGGTTCCATGCGTCGCGAAATCGAGATTTCCGATACAGAAATTGATGACAACCTCGAACGTATTCGCAGCAACCAGGGTAAGCCGCGTAACAATGTTCAGGAAATTTTCCTGCCTGTCGATAATCCGCAGGACGAAACCAAAGTTTACCAGAATGCCCGCGAGGTGATCCGGGCCCTTGAACAGGGGGCTAATTTTGGCGGCCTGGCGAGACAGTTTTCGGCAAGCTCAAGTGCAGCAAACGGTGGTAACCTTGGCTGGCTTTATTCCGGTGAAATGGCCGGAGAATTGCAGCAGGCCATTAACCAGATGCAGCCGGGCGATGTAAGTGATCCTATCAGAACCATTCGCGGATATTACATCCTGAAACTGCTTGAACGCCGTCGGGGAGATGCCAACGCCCTGACTGATGTCCGGCTTGATCTATATCAGCTCTTTGTTCCGATTGCAGCCAACACGCCCCAAGATGAGGTCAACTCCAAACTTGGTATCCTGCAAAATGCCAAAGAAACTGCCGATAGTTGCCAATCATTGGCAAATGTCGCGGTTGACCTTGGTTCGGACATGAGCGGAAAGACCGAAGGCATATCACCAAACGATCTTGCAGGGCCTGTACGCAATGCCGTCGCAAATCTGGATAAAGGCGGTATTTCCGATCTGATCAAGGTTGATGGTGGTGCCCTGCTTGTCATGGTTTGCGACAAGACCGAAGAAAGTACTCTTCCTGACCGGGAAAGCATCCGCCAACGTCTTGAAATGGAACGCCTCGAAATTCTGGCGCGCCGTAAACTGCGTGAATTGCGCCGTAATGCGTTTATCGATATCCGGATGTAA
- the pdxA gene encoding 4-hydroxythreonine-4-phosphate dehydrogenase PdxA, protein MSNIKPIAMTLGEPGGIGPELALKAWLSRKDHVLPPFFILSPKTIMDQTIESLGLRVKTKVINEVSQTGKFFEDALPVFEIPGTAQDIKHGTASSKTASIVIDSITHAVNLTRSGTASAVVTNPIQKSALYQAGFKHPGHTEFLAELSGPGTIPVMMLANSQLRVVPMTIHIALSEVPKQLTSEMIKQLVRITSKSLQRDFGLEKPRLAIAGLNPHAGEDGSMGDEEIRIIRPAIKALQNEGFDVVGPLPADTMFHAEARANYDVALCSYHDQALIPVKTLDFHGGVNVTLGLPFIRTSPDHGTALDIAGKGIARPDSLIAAIKMAAEMAHKRVAGNAASQGA, encoded by the coding sequence ATGAGCAACATCAAGCCGATTGCAATGACACTGGGAGAACCGGGCGGCATCGGCCCGGAGCTCGCCCTCAAGGCGTGGCTGTCGCGCAAAGACCATGTACTGCCTCCATTTTTCATTCTCAGTCCCAAGACAATCATGGATCAAACCATCGAAAGTCTTGGGCTGCGGGTAAAAACCAAGGTGATAAACGAGGTCAGCCAAACAGGTAAGTTCTTTGAGGACGCCCTTCCGGTTTTTGAAATTCCCGGCACTGCACAAGATATCAAACATGGAACTGCATCCAGCAAAACCGCATCTATTGTAATAGACAGCATTACCCATGCCGTTAACTTGACGCGATCAGGAACAGCAAGTGCTGTGGTAACCAACCCGATTCAGAAGAGCGCGCTTTATCAAGCCGGTTTCAAACATCCCGGCCATACCGAATTTCTGGCAGAGCTTTCTGGTCCGGGCACCATCCCGGTTATGATGTTGGCCAATAGTCAATTGCGCGTCGTACCGATGACAATCCACATCGCCCTTTCGGAAGTGCCAAAGCAACTTACCAGTGAAATGATCAAACAATTGGTCCGCATCACGTCAAAGTCGTTGCAACGGGATTTTGGGCTGGAAAAACCAAGGCTTGCGATTGCCGGATTAAACCCGCATGCAGGTGAAGATGGATCAATGGGCGACGAAGAAATCAGGATAATACGTCCTGCCATAAAGGCATTGCAGAATGAGGGGTTTGATGTCGTTGGGCCCCTCCCCGCAGATACCATGTTCCATGCCGAGGCACGTGCAAACTACGATGTCGCCCTATGTTCCTATCATGATCAGGCTCTGATTCCGGTCAAAACACTTGATTTCCATGGCGGTGTGAACGTCACGCTAGGATTGCCCTTTATCAGAACGTCCCCTGATCACGGGACGGCTCTTGATATCGCAGGTAAAGGCATCGCACGGCCTGACAGCCTGATCGCGGCCATCAAAATGGCGGCTGAGATGGCACATAAACGAGTAGCCGGCAACGCTGCCTCACAAGGAGCCTGA
- the rsmA gene encoding 16S rRNA (adenine(1518)-N(6)/adenine(1519)-N(6))-dimethyltransferase RsmA, translated as MSDQNNETTSLANDGLPPLRDVIATHELSAQKKFGQNFLFDLNLTGRIARAAAPLDDATVIEIGPGPGGLTRALLYHGAKNLTVIERDPRCQPVLEQISNHYPGALHVIDGDALDVDVTSLGPAPRKIVANLPYNVGTQLLLGWLMQIDQFASLTLMFQKEVAERVVAAPKSKAYGRLSVLCQYLCDCQILFDVHRSAFTPPPKVTSAVVQLRPKTDRGEAVNLVSLGKITQAAFGQRRKMLRASLKTLNMDVGMLLERAQITETARAEELSVADFVRLTLVHDEMVA; from the coding sequence GTGTCAGACCAGAACAACGAAACCACCAGCCTTGCCAATGATGGGCTTCCACCCTTGCGCGACGTCATTGCAACGCATGAACTGTCCGCGCAGAAGAAGTTTGGCCAGAATTTCCTTTTTGATCTGAACCTGACCGGGCGGATCGCGCGCGCGGCTGCACCACTGGATGACGCAACCGTAATTGAAATCGGTCCAGGCCCCGGTGGTCTGACACGCGCCTTGCTTTATCATGGCGCAAAGAACTTGACGGTTATCGAACGTGATCCCCGTTGCCAACCGGTTCTTGAACAAATCAGCAATCACTATCCGGGGGCGCTTCATGTGATCGATGGGGATGCGCTTGACGTTGATGTTACGTCACTCGGCCCGGCTCCGCGAAAGATTGTCGCCAACCTTCCCTATAACGTGGGTACGCAACTTTTGCTGGGTTGGCTGATGCAGATTGATCAGTTTGCCAGCCTGACCTTGATGTTCCAGAAAGAAGTCGCAGAGCGCGTTGTCGCCGCCCCGAAAAGCAAGGCCTATGGCCGCCTTTCGGTCCTGTGCCAGTATTTATGTGACTGCCAGATACTTTTTGATGTGCACCGTAGTGCCTTCACCCCACCGCCCAAGGTAACCTCAGCTGTCGTTCAACTGCGTCCCAAAACAGATCGCGGCGAAGCTGTAAATCTTGTCAGTCTGGGCAAGATCACACAGGCAGCCTTTGGCCAAAGGCGCAAGATGCTGCGCGCCAGCCTGAAGACATTGAACATGGATGTCGGAATGTTGTTGGAACGTGCACAAATTACAGAGACAGCACGTGCAGAAGAATTAAGTGTAGCCGATTTCGTTCGACTAACACTTGTTCATGACGAAATGGTCGCCTGA
- the gmk gene encoding guanylate kinase, with product MTDQAKRRGVMLVFCAPSGAGKTTITRQILEKDSQISLSVSATTRAARPGEEEGVHYFFKSVDAFKHMIADDELLEWAEVFGNYYGTPSGPVEKALSEGHDVLFDIDWQGARQIREKGGDDVVSVFILPPSSAELERRLRDRGQDADDVIMKRMAKAGAEISHWEEFDYVLINDDLERCLADVQHIIGAERVKRERQSQLPGFVKKLLTD from the coding sequence ATGACGGATCAGGCAAAACGTCGTGGTGTGATGCTGGTATTCTGTGCCCCTTCAGGGGCAGGGAAAACCACGATCACACGCCAGATTTTGGAAAAAGACAGCCAGATTTCTCTTTCGGTTTCTGCGACAACACGTGCAGCGCGTCCGGGCGAGGAAGAAGGGGTACACTACTTCTTCAAATCCGTTGATGCCTTCAAGCATATGATCGCCGATGATGAATTGCTGGAATGGGCGGAAGTGTTTGGCAACTATTATGGCACGCCGAGCGGCCCGGTCGAAAAGGCGCTTTCCGAAGGCCACGATGTTCTGTTTGACATTGACTGGCAAGGCGCGCGGCAAATACGCGAGAAGGGTGGGGATGATGTTGTTTCTGTCTTCATCCTGCCGCCCTCGTCGGCCGAGCTTGAACGCCGTCTTCGTGACCGGGGACAGGATGCTGATGATGTGATCATGAAGCGTATGGCAAAAGCCGGTGCCGAAATCAGCCATTGGGAAGAATTTGACTATGTTCTGATCAATGATGACCTTGAACGTTGTCTTGCCGATGTACAACATATCATTGGTGCAGAACGCGTTAAACGCGAACGCCAATCCCAACTGCCGGGGTTCGTTAAAAAGCTTTTGACAGATTGA
- a CDS encoding YicC/YloC family endoribonuclease: MTVSSMTGFARTDGGAEGFGWTWELRSVNGKGLDVRTRLNGGFERLEPVVRDAVVKRFKRGNMGVTLNVVRPGETSAYRINRDLLAELVALAEEFDRASSLSAGTIADLMNVRGVLEAVEQQEDDDSRENLDAAILESFGEALDQLAAHRAEEGAKLDEMLRGHIDRIEETVLRAENCASVRSDAIKAKLKRQIDELMETGKFDPERLHQEAVLLATKADVREEIDRLKAHIIAARDMIQKGGAIGRKLDFQCQEFNREANTLCSKANDIELTNCGMELKVIIDQLREQVQNVE; the protein is encoded by the coding sequence ATGACCGTATCAAGCATGACCGGGTTCGCCCGCACCGACGGCGGTGCAGAAGGCTTTGGCTGGACCTGGGAGCTTCGCAGTGTCAATGGCAAGGGATTGGACGTTCGTACGCGCCTTAACGGCGGCTTTGAACGTCTGGAGCCTGTTGTACGAGACGCCGTCGTCAAACGGTTTAAGCGAGGCAATATGGGGGTCACGTTAAATGTTGTCCGCCCCGGGGAAACCAGTGCCTATCGCATTAACCGCGATCTACTTGCCGAATTGGTTGCGCTGGCCGAAGAATTTGATCGCGCCAGTAGTCTTTCGGCCGGGACGATTGCAGATTTGATGAATGTGCGTGGCGTTCTCGAAGCGGTCGAACAGCAGGAAGACGACGACAGTCGCGAAAATCTGGATGCCGCGATCCTTGAAAGCTTTGGCGAGGCGCTTGATCAACTGGCAGCACATCGTGCCGAAGAAGGAGCGAAGCTTGACGAAATGCTGCGCGGTCATATTGATCGTATTGAGGAAACCGTCCTGAGAGCTGAAAATTGCGCGTCCGTTCGAAGCGATGCGATCAAGGCAAAGCTCAAGCGTCAGATCGATGAGCTGATGGAAACAGGCAAGTTCGATCCCGAACGGCTTCATCAGGAAGCAGTTTTGCTTGCGACCAAGGCGGATGTTCGGGAGGAAATCGATCGACTTAAAGCCCATATCATCGCCGCACGCGACATGATCCAAAAAGGCGGTGCGATTGGCCGTAAACTTGATTTCCAATGTCAGGAATTCAATCGTGAAGCCAATACGCTCTGTTCCAAGGCGAATGATATCGAACTGACCAATTGTGGTATGGAGCTTAAGGTCATAATCGATCAACTGCGCGAGCAGGTTCAGAACGTTGAATAA
- a CDS encoding SDR family NAD(P)-dependent oxidoreductase: protein MSLQYHAILITGASSGIGAALARHYARTGVTLFISGRDQTRLKLVENECRAAGANVFADVLDVTERETMAEYVTKCDQITPLSLIVANAGISAGTGSEGEDPDQVRDIFATNVAGVLNTIDPAIAFMSARRHGQIALVSSQASWRGLPSAPAYCASKAAVRTYGEGLRGALAPFGIKVNVICPGFVKSRITDANDFPMPFFMQADKAAIKIDKGLSKNKGMIAFPWQMNILVGVLKMVPQSLLDMAASRIPRKASKSQTRQRLASTSEHIQPRQ from the coding sequence ATGTCACTGCAATACCACGCCATCCTGATTACCGGTGCCAGCTCGGGCATCGGGGCCGCCCTTGCGCGTCACTATGCCCGCACCGGGGTCACCCTGTTTATCAGCGGCCGGGACCAAACACGTTTGAAACTGGTCGAAAATGAATGCCGCGCTGCAGGGGCAAATGTATTTGCCGATGTGCTTGATGTGACCGAACGCGAAACGATGGCTGAATATGTTACCAAATGCGACCAGATTACACCGCTGAGCCTGATTGTCGCCAATGCGGGTATTTCAGCCGGAACCGGCAGCGAGGGTGAAGACCCCGATCAGGTACGCGATATTTTTGCAACCAATGTTGCGGGTGTTCTCAACACGATTGATCCTGCCATCGCCTTCATGTCCGCACGTAGGCACGGCCAGATCGCACTGGTTTCATCGCAGGCATCTTGGCGTGGTCTTCCGTCCGCCCCGGCTTACTGTGCCAGCAAGGCCGCCGTAAGGACGTATGGTGAAGGACTCCGGGGTGCCCTTGCCCCCTTCGGGATAAAGGTGAATGTGATTTGTCCGGGATTTGTCAAAAGCCGCATTACCGATGCCAACGACTTTCCCATGCCATTCTTCATGCAGGCCGACAAGGCCGCAATCAAGATTGATAAAGGCCTGTCGAAGAACAAGGGAATGATAGCTTTTCCCTGGCAAATGAACATTCTGGTTGGTGTTCTGAAAATGGTCCCTCAATCACTGCTGGACATGGCGGCATCGCGCATCCCGCGAAAGGCATCGAAAAGCCAAACGCGCCAAAGACTGGCATCAACGTCCGAACATATACAGCCGCGTCAATAA
- the mltG gene encoding endolytic transglycosylase MltG, whose amino-acid sequence MKRFLLVLGFLCITAALTIGGAAVYVYVQYTSPSKLAQGSDIVIPQGTGVRGIADIFRRQNIIQEPLVFLLGVRIAGLDRALRAGEYHFPARVSPKQAAEILATGDTVKRFVTIPEGLRSSEIVTRINLVDGLIGEISDVPPDGMLLPETYQFSFGDTKQSIIDRMAAAHDALVTQLWPGREANLPYDTIEEAIVLASIVERETGVAAERPRVAGVFVNRLRMNMRLQSDPTVAYAISRDEPLDRALTRADLKFDSPYNTYVSSGLPPGPITNPGRDAIYAVLHPAETDEVYFVADGTGGHAFARTLDEHNRNVTRWRRIRDRQ is encoded by the coding sequence TTGAAGCGTTTTCTGCTTGTTCTTGGCTTTTTATGCATCACCGCCGCGCTCACCATTGGTGGGGCGGCGGTGTATGTTTATGTGCAGTATACATCGCCCAGCAAGCTGGCGCAGGGCAGTGATATTGTTATCCCGCAGGGTACCGGTGTTCGCGGGATTGCGGACATCTTTCGCCGCCAAAATATTATTCAGGAACCGCTTGTGTTTCTGCTTGGCGTCCGCATCGCCGGGCTTGATCGGGCATTGCGCGCAGGAGAATATCATTTTCCTGCGCGTGTCAGCCCCAAACAGGCCGCAGAAATTCTTGCGACCGGCGATACTGTAAAACGGTTTGTGACGATCCCTGAAGGGCTGCGCTCAAGCGAGATCGTCACCCGTATCAATCTTGTAGATGGTCTCATTGGTGAAATTTCTGATGTTCCGCCTGATGGTATGCTTCTGCCAGAGACCTATCAGTTTTCGTTCGGTGATACGAAACAAAGCATCATTGATCGTATGGCAGCAGCACATGATGCGCTGGTAACCCAGTTATGGCCGGGACGAGAAGCCAATCTGCCGTATGATACCATCGAAGAAGCGATTGTTCTGGCATCGATTGTAGAACGGGAAACCGGTGTTGCTGCGGAACGTCCACGTGTTGCGGGGGTTTTTGTCAACCGGCTCAGAATGAATATGCGTTTGCAGTCCGATCCGACGGTCGCTTATGCAATCAGCCGGGATGAACCGCTTGACCGTGCCTTGACGCGTGCTGATTTGAAATTCGATAGTCCCTACAATACTTATGTGTCATCCGGGTTACCACCGGGACCGATAACAAATCCTGGACGTGACGCGATCTATGCCGTTTTGCATCCTGCCGAAACTGACGAGGTTTATTTCGTCGCGGATGGAACGGGCGGTCATGCCTTTGCCCGGACTTTGGACGAGCATAACCGCAATGTCACGCGTTGGCGCCGCATCCGGGATCGCCAATAA
- the fabF gene encoding beta-ketoacyl-ACP synthase II, producing the protein MRRVVVTGIGAVTPLASGAQNTWQKLLDGQSGIKSIDTFDVSDIPAKIAGLVPRGVGDGLFNAEDHVSIKDMKKMDDFIVYGVAAADQALADSGWKPETDEDQENTGVLIGSGIGGLPKISEATELVNNGKTRRVSPFFIPSCLINLVSGQVSIKHGLKGPNHAVVTACSTGAHAIGDASRMIMLGDADVMVAGGAEAAVCRLGMAGFAAARALSTGYNDTPTEASRPWDQGRDGFVMGEGAGCVVLEEYEHAKARGARIYAEVAGYGMSGDAYHITAPAEDGNGGFRSMRNALRNAGVNPEDVDYVNAHGTSTPLGDEIELGAVKRLFGDSVSTLSMSSTKSATGHLLGAAGAIEAVFSILAIHEGIVPPTLNLRNPSEACLGIDLVPLEAKKRKVNVALSNSFGFGGTNASLVFKGV; encoded by the coding sequence ATGAGACGCGTAGTTGTTACCGGTATTGGTGCTGTTACTCCGCTTGCCAGCGGCGCACAGAACACCTGGCAGAAATTGCTGGACGGCCAATCCGGAATCAAAAGCATCGACACTTTCGATGTGTCCGATATCCCGGCCAAGATCGCTGGCCTTGTGCCGCGCGGTGTGGGTGACGGACTTTTCAACGCGGAAGATCATGTCTCGATCAAAGACATGAAAAAAATGGACGATTTCATCGTCTATGGTGTTGCCGCTGCCGACCAGGCACTGGCCGATTCCGGCTGGAAGCCTGAAACTGATGAAGACCAGGAAAATACTGGTGTTTTGATCGGTTCGGGTATTGGTGGTTTGCCGAAGATCTCCGAAGCCACGGAGCTGGTGAATAACGGCAAAACCCGCCGTGTCAGCCCATTCTTCATTCCGTCCTGCCTGATCAATCTGGTTTCCGGCCAGGTTTCGATCAAACATGGCCTTAAAGGCCCGAACCATGCTGTCGTTACGGCATGTTCAACCGGTGCGCACGCCATTGGCGACGCATCGCGCATGATCATGCTGGGCGATGCCGATGTTATGGTTGCCGGGGGGGCTGAAGCCGCTGTTTGCCGGTTGGGTATGGCGGGCTTTGCTGCGGCGCGTGCCTTGTCCACCGGTTACAACGATACCCCGACCGAAGCATCGCGTCCTTGGGATCAGGGCCGTGACGGTTTTGTCATGGGGGAAGGTGCCGGTTGTGTGGTACTTGAAGAATACGAGCACGCCAAAGCCCGTGGCGCTAGAATCTATGCCGAAGTTGCCGGTTATGGCATGTCGGGCGACGCTTATCACATCACGGCACCTGCCGAAGACGGCAATGGTGGTTTCCGTTCGATGCGCAATGCCCTTCGCAATGCGGGCGTTAACCCGGAAGACGTCGATTATGTAAACGCACATGGTACGTCGACTCCGTTGGGTGATGAAATCGAACTCGGTGCGGTAAAACGTCTGTTCGGGGATTCGGTATCGACACTTTCGATGTCCTCGACCAAATCGGCAACGGGCCATCTTCTTGGCGCAGCAGGTGCGATCGAGGCTGTGTTCTCGATCCTTGCAATCCATGAAGGTATTGTTCCGCCGACCCTGAACCTGCGCAATCCTTCCGAAGCTTGCCTCGGAATTGATCTGGTTCCGCTTGAAGCGAAGAAACGCAAGGTCAATGTCGCCCTGTCGAACTCGTTCGGCTTTGGCGGTACCAATGCTTCGCTGGTCTTCAAAGGCGTTTAA
- a CDS encoding acyl carrier protein: protein MSDVADRVKKIVVEHLGVEEDKVTENASFIDDLGADSLDTVELVMAFEEEFGCEIPDDAAEKILTVKDAIDFIEKANG, encoded by the coding sequence ATGAGTGATGTCGCAGATCGCGTGAAGAAGATCGTTGTCGAGCACCTCGGTGTCGAGGAAGACAAGGTCACCGAAAACGCAAGCTTCATCGACGATCTGGGCGCCGACAGCCTGGACACTGTCGAGCTGGTCATGGCGTTTGAAGAAGAATTTGGTTGCGAAATTCCTGATGACGCAGCAGAAAAAATTCTGACCGTTAAAGACGCGATCGACTTCATCGAAAAGGCGAACGGCTAA
- the fabG gene encoding 3-oxoacyl-[acyl-carrier-protein] reductase has translation MFDLAGKTALVTGATGGIGGEIAKILAAAGAKVALSGTRVERLQAVAAEIGENAVVVPGNLSDQESVAGLIKDAEEALGGQLDILVNNAGITRDQLAMRMKDEDWQAVLDVNLTAAFKLARNSLRGMMKRRHGRIINITSIVGVTGNPGQTNYSAAKAGMIGWSKSLAQEVASRGITVNCVAPGFITTAMTDELDDGQKEKLLTNVPAGRMGESKEIAAAVLYLASDEAAYVTGQTLHVNGGMAMI, from the coding sequence ATGTTTGATCTTGCAGGCAAGACCGCACTTGTAACCGGCGCGACTGGTGGTATCGGCGGTGAAATTGCCAAAATTCTGGCTGCGGCCGGTGCAAAGGTTGCTCTTTCGGGCACGCGCGTAGAACGCCTTCAGGCTGTTGCTGCGGAAATTGGTGAAAATGCTGTTGTCGTTCCGGGTAACCTTTCTGATCAGGAATCGGTTGCCGGTCTGATCAAGGATGCCGAAGAAGCCCTTGGCGGTCAGCTTGACATTCTGGTCAATAATGCTGGTATTACCCGTGATCAGCTTGCGATGCGCATGAAAGACGAAGACTGGCAGGCGGTTCTCGATGTGAACTTGACGGCTGCTTTCAAGCTTGCGCGGAACTCGTTGCGCGGGATGATGAAACGCCGTCATGGCCGTATTATCAATATTACCTCGATCGTTGGTGTGACAGGGAATCCGGGCCAGACCAACTATTCGGCAGCGAAGGCCGGAATGATCGGATGGTCAAAATCCTTGGCACAGGAAGTTGCATCGCGCGGAATTACTGTTAACTGTGTTGCACCGGGGTTCATTACCACGGCGATGACTGACGAGCTTGATGACGGACAGAAAGAAAAGCTTCTGACCAATGTTCCTGCCGGGCGCATGGGGGAAAGCAAAGAGATCGCAGCAGCGGTTCTGTATCTGGCAAGCGACGAAGCCGCTTATGTCACGGGGCAGACCTTGCATGTGAATGGCGGAATGGCGATGATTTAA
- the fabD gene encoding ACP S-malonyltransferase — MTRAFVFPGQGSQAVGMGKELADAFPVAREVFQEVDDALSQKLSTLMFEGPENELTLTENAQPALMSVSLAVTRVLEAEGGFKLADKCDLVAGHSLGEYSALAAAGTFGIADAARLLKIRGQAMQAAVPVGVGAMAALLGLNYVDAVAVAEEAAQGDVCTAANDNADGQVVVSGHKAAVERAIEIAKEKGAKRAVLLPVSAPFHCPLMQPAADRMAEALASVAMNAPGKPVVANVIAEKTADPETIRKLLVEQVCGTVRWRESVLYMKEQGVTDLVELGAGKVLSGMVRRIDRDLTGLAVNGPADIESFLGTL; from the coding sequence ATGACACGCGCATTCGTTTTCCCCGGTCAGGGGTCGCAAGCGGTAGGTATGGGCAAGGAACTGGCAGATGCATTTCCGGTTGCCCGCGAAGTTTTTCAGGAAGTTGATGACGCTCTTTCGCAGAAACTCAGCACCCTGATGTTCGAAGGTCCTGAAAACGAATTGACGCTGACGGAGAATGCGCAGCCTGCTCTGATGTCTGTCAGTCTTGCGGTTACCCGTGTTCTTGAAGCCGAAGGCGGTTTCAAGCTTGCAGATAAATGTGATCTGGTTGCGGGCCATTCTCTGGGTGAATATTCGGCCCTTGCAGCTGCGGGCACCTTTGGAATTGCAGATGCGGCTCGCCTTCTGAAAATTCGCGGGCAGGCGATGCAGGCCGCTGTGCCGGTTGGTGTCGGCGCGATGGCAGCTCTTCTGGGGCTTAACTATGTCGACGCCGTTGCTGTTGCCGAAGAAGCTGCGCAAGGTGATGTCTGTACCGCTGCAAATGACAATGCCGACGGACAGGTTGTTGTTTCGGGCCATAAGGCGGCCGTTGAGCGCGCGATCGAGATAGCCAAGGAAAAGGGTGCAAAACGCGCTGTTTTGCTGCCGGTATCGGCACCGTTCCATTGCCCGTTGATGCAACCGGCTGCAGACCGTATGGCCGAAGCACTGGCGTCTGTGGCGATGAATGCCCCCGGTAAACCGGTTGTCGCAAACGTGATTGCGGAAAAAACTGCTGATCCGGAAACCATTCGTAAACTCCTTGTGGAGCAGGTTTGCGGAACCGTGCGCTGGCGTGAGTCTGTTCTTTATATGAAAGAGCAGGGTGTCACCGATCTGGTGGAGCTGGGCGCGGGTAAAGTTTTGAGTGGTATGGTTCGCCGTATCGACCGTGATCTTACCGGTTTGGCCGTTAACGGCCCGGCCGATATCGAAAGCTTCCTCGGCACGCTTTAA
- the rpsF gene encoding 30S ribosomal protein S6, with protein MNKYESVFIARQDFSTAQVEALNEKLAQTVEGLGGKIAKTEYWGLRSLTYRVKKNRKGHYTLFQIEADNATIAEYERQMRLNEDVLRQMTVKVEEFEEEQSAILRNRDERGGRGGNRRGGPRQHG; from the coding sequence ATGAATAAGTACGAGAGCGTGTTTATCGCACGTCAGGACTTCTCGACCGCACAGGTCGAAGCCCTGAATGAAAAACTGGCCCAGACCGTTGAAGGTCTTGGTGGCAAAATTGCCAAAACCGAATATTGGGGCCTGCGTTCCCTGACATACCGTGTCAAGAAGAACCGCAAAGGTCACTATACTCTCTTCCAGATCGAAGCCGACAACGCCACGATCGCGGAATACGAGCGTCAGATGCGCCTGAACGAGGACGTTCTGCGTCAGATGACTGTCAAGGTTGAAGAGTTCGAAGAAGAACAGTCAGCCATTCTGCGTAACCGCGACGAGCGCGGCGGCCGTGGCGGTAATCGCCGTGGCGGTCCCCGTCAGCACGGCTAA
- the rpsR gene encoding 30S ribosomal protein S18 translates to MAGRRLFFRRRKTCPFSGADAPKIDYKDVKLLQRFVSERGKIVPSRITAVSAKKQRELAKAIKRARFLALLPYSDQV, encoded by the coding sequence ATGGCTGGACGTCGTCTGTTTTTCCGTCGCCGCAAAACCTGCCCGTTCTCGGGTGCGGATGCGCCGAAGATTGACTACAAAGATGTCAAACTGCTGCAGCGTTTCGTTTCCGAACGCGGCAAAATCGTTCCGAGCCGTATCACTGCGGTTTCGGCCAAGAAACAGCGCGAACTGGCGAAAGCCATTAAACGTGCCCGTTTCCTGGCGCTGCTGCCGTATTCAGATCAGGTCTGA